The stretch of DNA AACCTGATAGGAGGTACGCTCAGGGTTATTACTTAAACCTACAACAGCAATTCTTTTTGCTTTTTTTAAAATTGCCCCTAGTTCTTCGCGACTTGGGATTTCAACTGTCATCATACTCACTCCTAGCTTTTTTCTTTTATTTTACCGTTAACGGAGTTAAAAACATAATATAACGCTTTTAAATAAAAAAAAGCCCCTGCTTTCATCAGGAGCTAATGAGATTATTTATACGGAAACACCCTCTGGTTCGGTTGAAACAGCACACCTTGGCAGTGCAATGAGAAATTTGGACCCATCGCTTGTATTTTCAACAGAAATTCTACCATCCATTTTCTCAAGGATCATTCTTGCTATAAAATGGTCCAATCCTGATCCATCAGAACGGGTGGAAAAATACGGGTCAAATATCTTCTGAATATGAGCGGGATCGATACCACCTGAATTTTCAAAGACCTCTACAATTACGCATTCTTTTGATTCCTCTAATTTGATAACCATTTTGCGTTTTTTTATATTTTTATCCACAAAGGTATCTCGAAAGATTGAAAATAGAATGACCATGACCTGGCTAAATTCATTTGGATAACCATATCCGATATGTTGCCCCCTATATTCATATGACACCTGGATATTATGATTTTTAAGGCTTGGGGAAAACATCGTTAATGCATCCTCAATCGAATCTCCAACAGAGAAGAAGCTTTTTTCCGTATTTAGCTGGTAAAACTTCCGTAGATCATTCACTATACCTGACATTACATTTATTTGGGCCAAACTTTCCACTGTAAAGCGGTCAATATACTGATCATCAATTTCACCAAATTCACGCGCTTCTCTGACATCCTGAATTAATAGTGATAGACTATTTAGTGGTTGAAGCCATTGTTGCCCCATGCTCGAAATCATTTCACCTATTGCTGC from Bacillus sp. SLBN-46 encodes:
- a CDS encoding HAMP domain-containing sensor histidine kinase, which produces MLFLYITLSLTISLMVVILFHCFSKIRKLMNQLKTSESNYQDLTAKYNLRNQKFEIRIQEELEKNRQKDLLLIRHSKFAAIGEMISSMGQQWLQPLNSLSLLIQDVREAREFGEIDDQYIDRFTVESLAQINVMSGIVNDLRKFYQLNTEKSFFSVGDSIEDALTMFSPSLKNHNIQVSYEYRGQHIGYGYPNEFSQVMVILFSIFRDTFVDKNIKKRKMVIKLEESKECVIVEVFENSGGIDPAHIQKIFDPYFSTRSDGSGLDHFIARMILEKMDGRISVENTSDGSKFLIALPRCAVSTEPEGVSV